One Ricinus communis isolate WT05 ecotype wild-type chromosome 1, ASM1957865v1, whole genome shotgun sequence DNA window includes the following coding sequences:
- the LOC8269527 gene encoding LOW QUALITY PROTEIN: granule-bound starch synthase 1, chloroplastic/amyloplastic-like (The sequence of the model RefSeq protein was modified relative to this genomic sequence to represent the inferred CDS: inserted 2 bases in 1 codon; deleted 2 bases in 1 codon): MASLSASHFVIKRCHINDEANVSQPIVTLSKNNSLSNHVGLWLNKLDMLKLRSKATARKVSNSTSENSKQFGVIKCGVGMNLIFVGTEVGPWSKTGGLGDVLGGLPPAMAANGHRVMTISPRYDQYKDAWDTNFVVQVKVGDRIETVRYFHCYKRGVDRVFVDHPMFLEKIWGKTGSKLYGPQAGDDYEDNQLRFSLFCQAAIEAPRLLSLNTSKYFSGPYGEDVIFIANDWHTALVPCYLKSIYKARGIYKNAKVAFCIHNIAYQGRFAIADFSLLNLPDQFKRSFDFIDGYDKPVKGRKINWMKAGISESDRVVTVSPYYAEELVSGVEKGVELENILRMTGIIGIVNGMDVQEWNPSTDKYINVKFDATTVTDAKPLLKEALQAEVGLPVDRNIPVIGFIGRLEEQKGSDILAAAIPYFIQENVQIIILGTGKKHMEEQIMQLETLYPSKARGAAKFNVPLAHMIIAGADFILVPSRFEPCGLIQLHAMRYGTVPIVASTGGLVDTXKEGYTGFQMGALSVECDKVDPEDAIAVAKTVNRALAVHGTCALVEMIQNGMRQDLSWKGPAKKWEKLLLNLGVPGSEPGIEGEEIAPLAKENIATP; encoded by the exons ATGGCTAGTCTATCTGCTTCTCATTTTGTCATAAAGAGGTGTCATATAAATGACGAAGCGAATGTGTCGCAGCCCATAGTGACATTATCGAAAAATAATAGCTTGAGTAATCACGTCGGGTTATGGTTGAACAAGTTGGACATGCTAAAGCTGAGAAGTAAGGCTACTGCAAGGAAAGTGAGTAACAGTACGTCTGAGAATTCCAAGCAATTCGGAGTTATCAAATGTGGGGTCGGaatgaatttgatttttgtCGGAACTGAGGTTGGTCCATGGAGCAAAACTGGTGGACTCGGTGACGTTCTTGGTGGACTGCCACCAGCCATGGCA GCCAATGGGCACCGTGTCATGACCATCTCACCACGATACGACCAGTACAAGGATGCTTGGGATACAAACTTTGTTGTTCAG gtgaaaGTTGGGGATAGAATCGAAACTGTTCGCTACTTCCACTGCTACAAACGAGGAGTTGATCGTGTTTTTGTGGATCACCCAATGTTCCTGGAGAAG ATATGGGGGAAAACTGGGTCAAAACTCTATGGTCCCCAGGCAGGGGATGATTATGAAGATAACCAACTTCGTTTCAGCTTGTTTTGCCAG GCAGCTATAGAAGCACCGCGGTTGTTAAGTCTCAATACTAGCAAATACTTTTCAGGACCATATG GTGAGGATGTTATCTTCATTGCTAATGATTGGCACACTGCTCTTGTTCCTTGCTATCTGAAAAGTATTTACAAGGCTAGAGGGATCTATAAAAACGCCAAG GTAGCTTTCTGCATTCACAACATTGCCTACCAAGGGAGATTTGCAATTGCAGATTTTTCACTTCTAAATCTTCCAGACCAGTTCAAGAgatcttttgattttattgatgG ATATGACAAACCTGTGAAAGGAAGGAAGATTAACTGGATGAAGGCTGGCATATCAGAATCAGACAGGGTTGTAACTGTGAGCCCATACTATGCTGAGGAACTTGTATCCGGCGTGGAGAAAGGTGTGGAATTAGAGAACATACTTCGGATGACTGGAATCATCGGAATTGTAAATGGCATGGATGTGCAAGAGTGGAATCCATCTACAGACAAATACATCAATGTCAAATTTGATGCTACCACT GTGACGGATGCAAAGCCTCTTTTGAAGGAAGCCCTGCAAGCCGAAGTTGGGTTGCCTGTTGATAGGAATATCCCTGTAATAGGCTTCATTGGTAGACTTGAAGAGCAGAAAGGTTCAGACATTCTTGCAGCAGCCATTCCATACTTTATTCAAGAGAATGTCCAAATAATTATCCTT GGCACCGGTAAAAAACACATGGAGGAACAGATAATGCAACTTGAAACACTCTATCCCAGCAAGGCCCGAGGAGCGGCAAAATTCAATGTTCCTCTAGCGCATATGATCATAGCTGGGGCTGATTTTATATTGGTCCCCAGTAGATTCGAGCCATGTGGTCTGattcagttgcatgcaatGCGATATGGAACA GTTCCAATTGTTGCTTCAACTGGTGGACTTGTGGACAC GAAAGAAGGTTATACAGGTTTTCAAATGGGTGCCTTAAGCGTTGAG TGTGATAAAGTTGATCCTGAGGACGCAATCGCAGTGGCAAAAACAGTGAACAGGGCACTTGCTGTCCATGGTACC TGTGCTTTGGTAGAAATGATACAGAATGGCATGCGTCAGGATCTCTCATGGAAG GGACCTGCAAAGAAGTGGGAGAAGTTGCTGTTGAACTTGGGGGTTCCTGGAAGTGAACCTGGAATTGAAGGAGAGGAAATTGCTCCTCTAGCCAAGGAAAATATTGCCACTCCATAA
- the LOC8269526 gene encoding 60S acidic ribosomal protein P1, with protein sequence MAAGELACTYATLILHDDGIPVTSEKIATLVKAANVAVESYWPSLFAKLAEKKNIDDLVMNVGSGGGAAPVAVSAPAAGAGAAAAAPAVEEKKEEPKEESDDDMGFSLFD encoded by the exons ATGGCCGCTGGAGAGCTCGCTTGTACTTACGCTACCTTGATCCTCCATGATGATGGAATCCCCGTCACT TCGGAGAAGATTGCTACATTGGTGAAGGCAGCCAACGTGGCCGTAGAGTCATACTGGCCAAGCTTGTTTGCCAAATTGGCAGAAAAGAAGAACAttgatgatcttgtaatgaaTGTTGGTTCTGGTGGTGGCGCTGCTCCTGTAGCCGTCTCTGCTCCCGCTGCTGGTGCCGGTGCCGCCGCCGCCGCTCCTGCTGTTGAGGAGAAGAAG GAGGAGCCGAAGGAAGAGAGTGACGATGACATGGGATTCAGCTTGTTCGATTAG